Proteins found in one Hemitrygon akajei chromosome 32, sHemAka1.3, whole genome shotgun sequence genomic segment:
- the zbtb8a gene encoding zinc finger and BTB domain-containing protein 8A produces MEISSHQAHLFQQLNEQRKQEMFCDCSIIVEGRVFKGHRNILFASSGYFRMLLLHNAQDVGQPTVATFDVFSADAFTIILDFIYSGRLSLTSQNVIDVMSAASFLQMTDVINVCKSFIKSSLDISEKERYLRHSSNSEIKCGEAPPLYSGSRGLEMNSGHTQKNSDLGGTVGHSWRNFNFHQAVSNLPCPRDQLPMPFANDKTPQEVAVYKGNGLCSLGARTSEHINTEPQDHEKRVVGSEPIGPLVNYHFRHQADALSLPQRNTDTVQQPSQGRDRKAEDWYPPVPTIVEVVGDWNGESTGDCNTLPKMRFKCPFCTHTVKWKSDLKRHLRSHTGERPFPCGSCGKRFTRLEHLRSHHMTIHVSRKAICKVCRKALTGIAAKIVQHDGRSFGLCNSCTNPMNPGHDDEPIDLDAHADNDTEFQEINEESNWISAEPQGDTEILSSGGEDPGSNKVNVVEEILDDSDEQV; encoded by the exons ATGGAGATCTCCTCACACCAAGCCCATTTATTCCAACAGCTAAACGAGCAGCGTAAACAGGAAATGTTTTGTGACTGCAGCATCATTGTGGAGGGCAGAGTCTTTAAGGGTCACCGTAACATCCTGTTTGCCAGCAGTGGCTACTTCCGTATGCTGCTGCTTCATAACGCCCAGGATGTGGGGCAGCCCACCGTAGCCACATTCGACGTCTTCTCTGCAGATGCATTTACAATTATTTTGGATTTCATCTACTCAGGGCGGCTGTCCCTCACAAGCCAAAATGTGATCGATGTGATGTCAGCTGCCAGCTTCCTGCAAATGACAGATGTAATTAATGTCTGCAAGAGCTTCATCAAGTCATCCCTAGACATAAGTGAAAAAGAGAGATACTTAAGACATTCCAGTAATAGTGAAATTAAATGTGGGGAAGCACCACCCTTGTATTCAGGCAGCCGTGGTCTAGAGATGAACTCTGGTCACACTCAGAAGAACTCTGATTTGGGAGGTACTGTTGGACATTCCTGGAGAAATTTCAACTTTCATCAGGCAGTTTCAAACCTTCCCTGCCCCAGAGACCAATTGCCGATGCCTTTTGCCAATGACAAAACGCCCCAGGAAGTTGCTGTTTACAAAGGCAATGGCTTGTGCAGTTTGGGTGCAAGAACGTCTGAACACATAAACACAGAACCCCAGGATCATGAGAAGAGAGTAGTGGGTTCTGAGCCAATTGGCCCGCTTGTGAATTATCACTTCAGGCATCAGGCAGATGCGCTGTCTCTGCCACAAaggaacactgacacagtccagCAACCTTCTCAAGGGAGAGATCGAAAGGCAGAAGATTGGTATCCTCCAGTGCCTACAATTGTGGAAGTTGTAGGTGACTGGAATGGAGAGAGCACAG gaGACTGCAATACATTACCAAAGATGAGATTCAAGTGCCCTTTCTGTACACATACAGTGAAGTGGAAATCTGACTTGAAGCGACATCTTCGATCACATACAGGGGAGAGACCATTTCCTTGTGGTtcctgtgggaagagattcacacgaCTTGAGCACCTCCGCAGTCACCACATGACT ATCCATGTGTCCAGGAAGGctatttgcaaagtttgcaggaagGCACTTACCGGCATTGCAGCCAAAATTGTGCAGCACGATGGCAGGTCATTTGGGTTGTGCAACAGCTGTACAAATCCAATGAATCCAGGTCACGATGATGAGCCTATCGATTTGGATGCACACGCCGACAATGATACGGAATTTCAGGAAATTAACGAAGAATCTAACTGGATTTCTGCAGAGCCTCAAGGCGACACAGAGATTTTGAGTTCAGGAGGAGAAGATCCAGgaagcaacaaagttaatgtgGTAGAAGAAATTTTGGATGATTCAGATGAGCAAGTGTAA